In a genomic window of Actinomadura rubteroloni:
- a CDS encoding CaiB/BaiF CoA transferase family protein, protein MGAGPLDGVRVIELAGIGPGPFAAMLLADLGADVIRVDRASAVAGAGATGGTDFTNRGKRSIAIDLKSDAGRDVVLRMVEKADVLVEGFRPGVTERLGLGPDDCLARNRSLVYGRMTGWGQDGPLAQSAGHDIGYIAVTGALHAIGRAGGPPQVPMNLLGDFAGGSMYLVVGVLAALLESRISGRGQVVDAAIVDGVAHLSTFIHGFMAGGLWTDERGVNMLDTGAPWYDVYETADGKHVAVGAIEPQFYAELLAKLGLDAAGLPGQHDRAGWDELRETFAARFKERTRDEWAEIFLPGDACVAPVLSLTEAAEHPYNTARDVFPEHAGHRQPAPAPRFSRTPGETAGLPVLPGGQTRDVLADLGFADADDLLASGAVVQG, encoded by the coding sequence ATGGGTGCGGGGCCGCTGGACGGGGTGCGCGTGATCGAGCTGGCCGGGATCGGCCCCGGGCCGTTCGCCGCGATGCTGCTGGCCGATCTCGGAGCCGACGTGATCCGGGTGGACCGGGCGTCGGCCGTGGCGGGCGCGGGGGCGACCGGCGGCACGGACTTCACCAACCGGGGCAAGCGGTCCATCGCGATCGACCTCAAGAGCGACGCCGGACGGGACGTCGTCCTGCGGATGGTCGAGAAGGCCGACGTGCTGGTGGAAGGCTTCCGTCCCGGCGTCACCGAGCGGCTGGGCCTCGGCCCGGACGACTGCCTCGCCCGCAACCGGAGTCTCGTCTACGGGCGCATGACCGGCTGGGGCCAGGACGGGCCGCTCGCGCAGAGCGCCGGGCACGACATCGGCTACATCGCCGTCACCGGCGCGCTGCACGCGATCGGCCGGGCGGGCGGTCCGCCGCAGGTCCCGATGAACCTGCTCGGCGACTTCGCGGGCGGCAGCATGTACCTCGTCGTCGGCGTGCTCGCCGCGCTGCTGGAGTCCAGGATCAGCGGACGCGGCCAGGTCGTGGACGCCGCGATCGTGGACGGCGTCGCGCACCTGTCCACGTTCATCCACGGCTTCATGGCGGGTGGATTGTGGACGGACGAGCGCGGCGTCAACATGCTCGACACCGGCGCCCCCTGGTACGACGTCTACGAGACGGCCGACGGGAAGCACGTCGCGGTCGGCGCGATCGAGCCGCAGTTCTACGCCGAACTGCTCGCCAAGCTGGGCCTGGACGCCGCCGGTCTCCCCGGCCAGCACGACCGCGCCGGATGGGACGAGCTGCGCGAGACCTTCGCCGCCCGCTTCAAGGAGCGCACCCGCGACGAGTGGGCCGAGATCTTCCTGCCCGGGGACGCGTGCGTCGCGCCCGTCCTGTCGCTGACCGAGGCCGCCGAACACCCGTACAACACGGCCCGCGACGTCTTCCCCGAGCACGCCGGACACCGGCAGCCCGCCCCCGCGCCGCGCTTCTCCCGGACGCCGGGGGAGACCGCCGGGCTCCCCGTCCTGCCGGGCGGCCAGACCCGCGACGTCCTCGCCGACCTCGGGTTCGCCGACGCCGACGACCTGCTGGCCTCGGGCGCCGTCGTCCAGGGCTAG
- a CDS encoding ATP-binding protein, translating to MDVTAEGTIAARLERARARRFVGRSAESALLRDALRAAEPGFAVLYVHGPGGVGKTALLGELARVARDAGAVPVRVDGRATGPSPEAFAASARPAGQGRTVLFIDTYEAILPLDGWIRETLIPGLPADALVVIAGRTPPPPGWSVNPGWRDLLRVVRLDNLDAEEIRDYAAAAGAPPGVHERLAAVTHGHPLALTLLTDILRRDPGAGCDLAGSPDVVDRLTECFLADAPSPRHRRALQAAAHARFTTEPLLRAALDGEAGDLYTWLSGLAFVEHGPHGLFPHDLVRDVVAADLRRRDPQAHADLHHRVRRHLMDQVGTSSGRQQARWITDVSFLARTHPVISRFWDWDALDAAYPDPPAPSEHAELIALAARHQGPRSADLLRRYLVHPAATVAVFRSAEPGPRGFAVLLRLDRMSDADLAADPATAPAWAHVRAHGPLAAGEQVTFSRFLIDRDHFQDASPTRNAASASHSQRILGSPDLAFDFLGAFREGAVQPQVMAHVGYDHLPGAAYEIDGARHGVFVRDWRGRTPESWIAMLADRDIGRTAPADDRPFITALTHAAFTAAVRTALRDLHAPDRLAVNPLLGSRVVGGGGPPALRAAVRAAIDHVRDDPQEHKLYLVLDRTYLRPAPTQEIAAELLSLSLSTYRRHHTAALARVTALLWTRERDATLNHP from the coding sequence ATGGACGTCACGGCCGAGGGAACGATCGCGGCGCGGCTGGAGCGGGCGCGGGCGCGCCGGTTCGTCGGACGGTCGGCGGAGTCCGCGCTGCTGCGCGACGCCCTGCGCGCGGCCGAGCCCGGTTTCGCGGTCCTGTACGTCCACGGGCCGGGAGGCGTCGGCAAGACCGCGCTGCTCGGCGAGCTGGCCCGGGTCGCGCGGGACGCGGGCGCGGTGCCGGTGCGGGTCGACGGCCGCGCCACCGGGCCGTCCCCGGAGGCGTTCGCCGCGTCCGCGCGTCCCGCCGGCCAGGGCCGGACGGTGCTGTTCATCGACACCTACGAGGCGATCCTCCCGCTGGACGGCTGGATCCGGGAGACGCTGATCCCCGGCCTGCCCGCCGACGCCCTGGTCGTCATCGCCGGCCGCACTCCGCCGCCGCCGGGCTGGTCGGTGAACCCGGGCTGGCGCGACCTGCTCCGCGTCGTCCGCCTGGACAATCTGGACGCCGAGGAGATCAGGGACTACGCCGCCGCCGCGGGAGCGCCGCCCGGCGTCCACGAACGGCTCGCCGCCGTCACCCACGGCCACCCGCTGGCACTGACGCTGCTCACCGACATCCTGCGGCGCGACCCCGGCGCGGGCTGCGACCTGGCCGGGTCCCCGGACGTGGTGGACCGGCTGACCGAGTGCTTCCTCGCCGACGCCCCGAGCCCCCGGCACCGCCGCGCGCTCCAGGCCGCCGCGCACGCCCGGTTCACGACCGAGCCGCTCCTGCGGGCCGCCCTGGACGGCGAGGCCGGCGACCTCTACACCTGGCTGAGCGGCCTGGCGTTCGTCGAGCACGGGCCGCACGGCCTGTTCCCGCACGATCTCGTCCGCGACGTCGTGGCGGCCGACCTGCGCCGCCGCGATCCGCAGGCCCACGCCGACCTCCACCACCGCGTCCGCCGCCACCTGATGGACCAGGTCGGGACCAGTTCCGGCCGGCAGCAGGCCCGCTGGATCACCGACGTCAGCTTCCTCGCCCGGACCCACCCGGTCATCAGCCGGTTCTGGGACTGGGACGCCCTCGACGCCGCCTACCCCGACCCGCCCGCCCCGTCCGAGCACGCGGAGCTGATCGCGCTGGCCGCCCGGCACCAGGGGCCGCGCTCGGCGGACCTGCTGCGCCGCTACCTCGTCCATCCCGCCGCGACGGTCGCGGTGTTCCGGTCCGCCGAGCCCGGCCCGCGCGGGTTCGCCGTGCTGCTGCGGCTCGACCGGATGAGCGACGCGGACCTGGCGGCCGATCCGGCGACCGCCCCGGCCTGGGCGCACGTCCGGGCGCACGGCCCGCTGGCGGCGGGGGAGCAGGTGACGTTCAGCCGCTTCCTGATCGACCGCGACCACTTCCAGGACGCCTCGCCCACCCGCAACGCCGCGTCCGCCAGCCACTCGCAGCGCATCCTCGGCAGCCCCGACCTGGCCTTCGACTTCCTCGGCGCGTTCCGGGAGGGCGCCGTCCAGCCGCAGGTCATGGCGCACGTCGGCTACGACCACCTCCCCGGCGCGGCCTACGAGATCGACGGCGCCCGCCACGGGGTGTTCGTCCGGGACTGGCGCGGACGCACCCCGGAGAGCTGGATCGCGATGCTCGCCGACCGCGACATCGGCCGCACCGCGCCCGCCGACGACCGGCCGTTCATCACCGCGCTCACCCACGCGGCCTTCACCGCCGCCGTCCGGACCGCGCTGCGCGACCTGCACGCCCCCGACCGCCTCGCCGTCAACCCGCTGCTCGGCTCCCGCGTCGTCGGCGGCGGCGGTCCGCCCGCGCTGCGCGCCGCCGTGCGCGCCGCGATCGACCACGTCCGCGACGACCCGCAGGAGCACAAGCTCTACCTCGTCCTGGACCGGACGTACCTGCGTCCCGCGCCGACGCAGGAGATCGCCGCCGAACTCCTCAGCCTCTCGCTCAGCACCTACCGCCGCCACCACACCGCCGCCCTCGCCCGCGTCACCGCGCTGCTGTGGACGCGGGAACGCGACGCCACGCTCAACCACCCCTGA